From Solanum stenotomum isolate F172 chromosome 2, ASM1918654v1, whole genome shotgun sequence:
ACTCGTATCGAGATGCCATTTACTTGAGCGGCTTACACTGATGAATTTTGAGGGTTTCTCCGATCTTAAAATCCATGCACCGAATCTCCTCTTCTTTGACGTTGGAGGCGTCTTTGAAGACATCAATTTCATGAACACATTCAATCTTGCCATCGTTTCTATTGGGCTATATGTAAATCCTGGATTTGACAAAAATCTTGCTCTAGGCAGTGCTGGAAATTTGGTCAAGTTTTTTGCTCATTTGCCTCGTCTTCAAAGGCTTGAAGTACAGAGCTTTTTCTTAAAGGTATTCTTCATACTTACCTTTTGTGCTATGATTGTAGAGTTCCAGAGAGTTGATGGCAACTTCTCTTCCCAAGCATTTGTTTCCTGTAAAATTTAGCATAAAATGATGTTTGACAACCAAAAGTATGGAGCTGGATCTTTTACTTTGCGGTGTTTGCTTGTCTAACATAATGCAATATCATTAGGGTCAAATCATTTAATACTACCATGTGAAAATGACTTGTGTCCTGCAGTGCAACTCATATTTTATTACGAATCTCCAACTTTCACTGTCCATTAGTACTCGTGGGTCCTTATTTGAAACAATTGTAATTGCTCTTTGTTATCTACTATTTCAAAATACACCATCATCATATCTTGCCACTACTTTCTACCACTGTCATTGGCTTCATTTAAATTCACTGGAAAATTGTTAGGAATGGGTTTTCTATTGAAGAGATTCCTCCCTTGTTTTATGATATGTCTTGTGCCAACCTAACAGAACCTTACTGTTCTTATTTTcttaactaaaatgtaaaatttctCTAATGGATGCCTTTGCCAAGTTTATCTCCCCGCATTATTTATTGGATGCTTGAAATGGAGAAACTCTGTCAATCTTTGGAGAAAATGTATACTAATCATTGTTATGTCTGCAGTATCTGGCTGACAATAAAGTGCCAGGAAGACTATCTACGCCTTGTGACGAGCTAAGTTTTCTTTCAATACGCATAAATTTCAACCATTTGGATGAGTGTCTGGCAGCACTTTGCCTTCTCAGAAGTTCCCCTAACCTACAAGAGCTTGAGATGTTGGTGAGTTTCAAATATCACTTGAACTTCATTAGGACCAATCATAAACTGGCTTCAACATACTTCACTGCATGGATAATATTCACGTACCCAACCTATTTTGCAGCATGTAAACTTTTTACAGCAGCTGCCGAACTGTCTTTAAGCTCTGTACATTCATGCCATTGTCATTTTGTAGGCACGCACAGAAGAACAAAGTACTTTGAGAACAGCTGCCAGTGTTATGGAAGAGAATTACCAGAATTGTATGTTCAATCAATTGAGGCATGTTAAGATTGCTGGTATAACTGGGCTTAAACAAGAGCtaaatttcatcaattttctgcTTTCAAATTCACCTGTTCTTGAAAGAATGACAGTCAAGCCAGCTTCAGCTGACGGTGCATGGGAGATGCTAAAAGAGTTGCTTCGCTTCAGGAGAGCTTCTGTACAAGCTGAAATTGTTTACGTTGACCCTTAATTTATAGCATATCTAAGCTGGGGAGCTTGTGGTCTAGTAAGATCTAGGCGTATTTACTATATTAGTTTAGCATCTAGTGTAGAAACTAAGCTAGACCGTTTGCTGAAATGGAAGCACCAATGTGATCGGTAGCAGAAAGatgattataatgctgaacttGTTCGTTCAGTGTTGTGAACTTTTCAGACATCCTCGTAGAAGTCTTGGTTTTTCTGAACAATACAACTAGTTGCGTAGTTGTACTTGTCCTGTTGATAGCCCTCTGATTGTGTCTTGTTCTTCGGTACAACTGTACAAGTATTCTaaaaaatgtgttattattatcTTGATGAAGATAGCTGAACTAGTGCTTCTCAGTATTGTTTTCTTACATTCTTATATCTTAATATGTGCCCTCAGAATGAATCCTAATGCTTTGAGGGGCCTTTATGAAGCCAATTTTTGGCTCTGCCTATGAAAAATAGTCATTATTGTGAACTTAAACATTGCAGAAATTGGAACCAATATTAACCATCGTTAACAGAAAAAGACTTATCAATTTAATACAtacaatttgaaatttcaattgtGCAATGTGGTACGGCATTGAGAACTCTAGTTCGATAATTTTGATTTTCGATTTCACATTATATCAATCATAGTTAATCAATTTTCATTTGTATGGTATGGTAAGTCGATAACCATGCTTTTTTTTTACCCTTGAATTTTATCTTTTACCAATTTTGTTATAATAATATACCAATATGTatgaatatttatgtatttggGTTACCAAACAGGCCTTTATCCGTTTCCTTTACATTATCCATTACTCAATCTTCACTGTAAACAACATCGACCAAGAAGATAGACAGATAGAGAGAGTCGAAAATGGCGATTTCCGTGGCTTCTGTCGCCTCATCTTTTGcttctctttcattttcttctcaGATTTCTCAAAAACCCTATGCTGTATCCCTTGCTCATTCAAAGCaattctctttctctctcactTCCAAAATCCCTAGGCTCGTTGTGTCAGCTTCCGTTGCCGAAGCACCGGAGACGGAGGAATTGGAAACGAGAGAGAACCTTTTGAAGCTTGTGAAAAGTAGACTTCCTGGAGGTTTCGCTGCACAGCCTATTTTCGGAACTGGTAGACGTAAAAGTGCAAGT
This genomic window contains:
- the LOC125855091 gene encoding F-box/FBD/LRR-repeat protein At1g13570-like isoform X1: MSVMKQHIPSNFLCNAELEVDNISNLPAQIVDKILSHLSLRDAVRTSVLSTKWRNKWVTLPNLVFDNQSLLISSQDQTFIKNKIVNIVDHVLLLHSGPIHKFKLSHRDLQGVCDIDRWILFLSRGAVKEFILEIWKGQRYKLHSSIYLCQKLNHLELFNCLLKPPLTFSGFKSLKSLDLQHITMEQDAFEQLVSRCHLLERLTLMNFEGFSDLKIHAPNLLFFDVGGVFEDINFMNTFNLAIVSIGLYVNPGFDKNLALGSAGNLVKFFAHLPRLQRLEVQSFFLKYLADNKVPGRLSTPCDELSFLSIRINFNHLDECLAALCLLRSSPNLQELEMLARTEEQSTLRTAASVMEENYQNCMFNQLRHVKIAGITGLKQELNFINFLLSNSPVLERMTVKPASADGAWEMLKELLRFRRASVQAEIVYVDP
- the LOC125855091 gene encoding F-box/FBD/LRR-repeat protein At1g13570-like isoform X2, whose product is MQKQHIPSNFLCNAELEVDNISNLPAQIVDKILSHLSLRDAVRTSVLSTKWRNKWVTLPNLVFDNQSLLISSQDQTFIKNKIVNIVDHVLLLHSGPIHKFKLSHRDLQGVCDIDRWILFLSRGAVKEFILEIWKGQRYKLHSSIYLCQKLNHLELFNCLLKPPLTFSGFKSLKSLDLQHITMEQDAFEQLVSRCHLLERLTLMNFEGFSDLKIHAPNLLFFDVGGVFEDINFMNTFNLAIVSIGLYVNPGFDKNLALGSAGNLVKFFAHLPRLQRLEVQSFFLKYLADNKVPGRLSTPCDELSFLSIRINFNHLDECLAALCLLRSSPNLQELEMLARTEEQSTLRTAASVMEENYQNCMFNQLRHVKIAGITGLKQELNFINFLLSNSPVLERMTVKPASADGAWEMLKELLRFRRASVQAEIVYVDP